A section of the Cumulibacter manganitolerans genome encodes:
- a CDS encoding 3-methyladenine DNA glycosylase, producing the protein MIVERDWERLQERHAGRVEALVAPHELRRSRGQSHPVEDFLFTYYVYRPNQLRRWHPGAGTALPADAPHRDWQHYVVRDGVVAADVAEVRERRGPLVEAVRRLMRGTLDRPARHGCFGMHEWAMVYRLEPDAVRHAAWPLRLPARDIAGTVEDVGLRCTHFDAYRFFTAPAVPRNATVLRREGQLADEQPGCLHAGMDLYKWAYKLTPLTSSSLVLDAFELARDIRYVDMQASPYDLGDLGIAPIPVERPEGRAQYVAAQRAFAERARPIRQRLLEVCENVTG; encoded by the coding sequence GTGATCGTCGAGCGCGACTGGGAACGCCTGCAGGAGAGGCACGCCGGCCGGGTCGAGGCCCTGGTCGCGCCGCACGAGCTGCGACGCTCGCGCGGGCAGTCCCACCCCGTCGAGGACTTCCTGTTCACCTACTACGTCTACCGCCCCAACCAGCTGCGGCGCTGGCACCCCGGCGCCGGGACGGCGCTGCCCGCCGACGCGCCGCACCGAGACTGGCAGCACTACGTCGTCCGTGACGGCGTCGTCGCCGCCGACGTCGCGGAGGTACGGGAGCGACGTGGTCCGCTCGTCGAGGCGGTGCGGCGGCTCATGCGCGGCACCCTCGACCGGCCGGCCCGGCACGGCTGCTTCGGCATGCACGAGTGGGCGATGGTCTACCGCCTCGAGCCGGACGCCGTGCGGCACGCGGCATGGCCGCTGCGGCTCCCGGCCCGCGACATCGCCGGAACGGTCGAGGACGTCGGCCTGCGGTGCACGCACTTCGACGCCTACCGCTTCTTCACTGCGCCGGCGGTTCCTCGCAACGCGACCGTGCTGCGGCGCGAGGGCCAGCTCGCCGACGAGCAGCCGGGCTGCCTGCACGCCGGCATGGACCTCTACAAGTGGGCGTACAAGCTCACGCCGCTGACCTCGTCGAGCCTTGTGCTCGACGCCTTCGAGCTCGCCCGCGACATCCGGTACGTCGACATGCAGGCCAGCCCGTACGACCTCGGCGACCTGGGGATCGCGCCGATCCCCGTCGAGCGGCCGGAGGGCCGGGCGCAGTACGTGGCCGCGCAGCGGGCCTTCGCCGAACGCGCTCGTCCGATCCGGCAGCGGCTGCTCGAGGTCTGCGAGAACGTAACCGGTTGA
- a CDS encoding universal stress protein, which produces MSTPSSSDEITVQGVVVGDDGSARALEAIEYAVQEAVRRGSPLHVVRAWSIKTAVRPADIPGGITPSLAEFRAATEQHTRARLDRVLDGREIDAHVHAPHGSPDSRLLELSHSADVVVVGDRGVSGIAGRFLGSTADALVREAGCPVVVVRHRPA; this is translated from the coding sequence ATGAGCACCCCCAGCAGTTCCGACGAGATCACCGTGCAGGGCGTCGTCGTGGGCGACGACGGCTCGGCCCGAGCGCTCGAGGCGATCGAGTACGCCGTGCAGGAGGCGGTGCGTCGCGGATCGCCGCTGCACGTGGTGCGTGCGTGGTCGATCAAGACCGCCGTCCGCCCCGCCGACATCCCGGGGGGCATCACCCCGTCGCTGGCCGAGTTCCGAGCGGCGACCGAGCAGCACACCCGCGCCCGGCTAGACCGGGTGCTGGACGGCCGCGAGATCGACGCCCACGTGCACGCTCCGCACGGCTCCCCCGACAGCCGGCTGCTGGAGCTGTCGCACAGCGCCGACGTCGTGGTGGTCGGCGACCGCGGCGTGAGCGGCATCGCCGGCCGCTTCCTCGGCTCGACCGCCGACGCGCTGGTGCGCGAGGCGGGCTGCCCGGTGGTCGTGGTGCGGCACCGCCCGGCGTGA
- the cimA gene encoding citramalate synthase, translated as MNPDASLPMGDSFHVYDTTLRDGAQREGITYSVADKLAVARLLDELGVGFIEGGWPGALPKDTEFFALAKDELDLQTAQLVAFGSTRKAGAVAAEDPQVQALVDSEALVVCLVAKSDVRHVEQALRTTREENIAMVRDTVAHLVSLGRRVFVDCEHFFDGYKFDPAYTLSVMRAAYEAGADVVVMCDTNGGMLPTGIQRIVGEVRAAVDGRLGIHCQDDTGCAVANTLTAVEAGVTHVQCTANGYGERTGNADLFGVLGGLVAKLGMDVLPKGRFAEMQRISHALAEEANLAPNTHQPYVGSSSFAHKAGLHASAIKVAPELYNHMDPSDVGNDMRILVTEMAGRASVELKGRELGVDIANDPDAVGRVVDIVKRREAEGWSYEAADASFELLMRDELDHERAPVFELESYRVIVEHRADDSVVSEATVKLTTRGERVIATAEGNGPVNALDQALRRAIVGHFPQLDGIELSDYKVRILEGRHGTDATTRVLIDSTEGERTWTTVGVHPNVVEASWKALVDSVAYGLL; from the coding sequence ATGAACCCCGATGCCAGCCTGCCGATGGGCGACTCCTTCCACGTGTACGACACGACGCTGCGCGACGGCGCGCAGCGGGAGGGCATCACCTACTCGGTCGCCGACAAGCTCGCGGTCGCGCGGCTGCTCGACGAGCTCGGCGTCGGGTTCATCGAGGGTGGCTGGCCGGGTGCGCTGCCGAAGGACACCGAGTTCTTCGCGCTGGCCAAGGACGAGCTCGACCTGCAGACCGCGCAGCTGGTCGCGTTCGGCTCGACCCGTAAGGCCGGCGCCGTCGCGGCCGAGGACCCGCAGGTGCAGGCGCTGGTGGACTCCGAGGCGCTGGTCGTCTGCCTGGTCGCGAAGTCCGACGTGCGGCACGTCGAGCAGGCGCTGCGCACCACGCGCGAGGAGAACATCGCCATGGTCCGCGACACGGTCGCGCACCTGGTCTCCTTGGGGCGCAGGGTGTTCGTCGACTGCGAGCACTTCTTCGACGGCTACAAGTTCGACCCGGCGTACACGCTGTCGGTGATGCGGGCGGCGTACGAGGCGGGAGCCGACGTCGTCGTCATGTGCGACACGAACGGGGGCATGCTGCCGACCGGCATCCAGCGGATCGTGGGGGAGGTGCGCGCCGCGGTCGACGGCCGCCTCGGGATCCACTGCCAGGACGACACCGGCTGCGCCGTGGCCAACACGCTGACCGCGGTCGAGGCGGGCGTGACCCACGTGCAGTGCACCGCCAACGGCTACGGCGAGCGGACCGGGAACGCGGACCTGTTCGGCGTCCTCGGCGGGCTGGTCGCCAAGCTCGGCATGGACGTGCTGCCGAAGGGCCGGTTCGCCGAGATGCAGCGCATCTCGCACGCGCTCGCGGAGGAGGCCAACCTCGCGCCGAACACCCACCAGCCGTACGTCGGGTCCTCGTCGTTCGCGCACAAGGCGGGGCTGCACGCGAGTGCGATCAAGGTCGCTCCCGAGCTCTACAACCACATGGATCCCAGCGACGTCGGCAACGACATGCGGATCCTGGTGACCGAGATGGCCGGGCGCGCGAGTGTCGAGCTCAAGGGCCGCGAGCTCGGCGTCGACATCGCGAACGACCCCGACGCGGTCGGTCGCGTGGTCGACATCGTGAAGCGCCGGGAGGCGGAGGGGTGGTCGTACGAGGCCGCCGACGCGTCCTTCGAGCTGCTGATGCGCGACGAGCTCGACCACGAGCGGGCTCCGGTGTTCGAGCTCGAGTCGTACCGCGTGATCGTGGAGCACCGGGCGGACGACTCGGTGGTCTCCGAGGCGACGGTGAAGCTCACGACGCGCGGCGAGCGGGTCATCGCGACCGCCGAGGGCAACGGCCCGGTGAACGCGCTCGACCAGGCGCTGCGCCGGGCGATCGTCGGTCACTTCCCGCAGCTCGACGGCATCGAGCTCTCCGACTACAAGGTCCGCATCCTCGAGGGGCGGCACGGCACCGACGCGACCACGCGGGTGCTCATCGACTCGACCGAGGGTGAACGCACCTGGACCACCGTCGGCGTCCACCCGAACGTCGTCGAGGCGTCCTGGAAGGCGCTGGTCGACTCGGTCGCCTACGGCCTCCTCTAG
- the ilvN gene encoding acetolactate synthase small subunit, with the protein MTTTRHTLSVLVEDKPGVLARIAGLFSRRGFNIESLAVGPTEQSEVSRITIVVTVEDNLIEQVTKQLNKLVQVIKIVELEPASSVQREIVLIKVRVDAHHRAPVIETVELFRAKVVDVTTDSVTIEATGTREKLAALIAALEPFGVRELVQSGVVAIGRGPRSITTTQARPAERAG; encoded by the coding sequence ATGACCACCACTCGGCACACGCTGTCGGTCCTCGTCGAGGACAAGCCCGGCGTCCTCGCCCGGATCGCCGGGCTGTTCAGCCGGCGCGGCTTCAACATCGAGTCGCTCGCGGTCGGCCCGACCGAGCAGTCCGAGGTCTCGCGCATCACCATCGTGGTGACGGTCGAGGACAACCTCATCGAGCAGGTCACCAAGCAGCTGAACAAGCTTGTCCAGGTGATCAAGATCGTCGAGCTGGAGCCGGCCAGCTCGGTGCAGCGCGAGATCGTGCTCATCAAGGTCCGGGTCGACGCGCACCACCGCGCACCGGTCATCGAGACCGTCGAGCTGTTCCGCGCCAAGGTCGTCGACGTCACCACCGACTCGGTGACCATCGAGGCGACCGGGACCCGCGAGAAGCTCGCCGCGCTGATCGCCGCCCTGGAGCCGTTCGGCGTCCGCGAGCTCGTGCAGTCCGGCGTCGTGGCGATCGGCCGCGGACCCCGCTCGATCACCACGACCCAGGCGCGGCCCGCCGAACGCGCCGGCTGA
- a CDS encoding acetolactate synthase large subunit, with translation MNGAHALMSTLTANGVDVCFANPGTSEMHFVAALDDTEGMRCVLGLFEGTVTGAADGYARMTGRPAVTLLHLGPGMANGLSNLHNALRAQSPIVNVIGDHATYHRHLDAPLTSDIEGAARPFSHWVRTTPDADSVAADTAAAVRESLRRPGRIASLILPADAAWNELAGPVSIPDAGMPDAAPADELAVDAAARLLAQATSPALVLGPGATLDEPLRAAGKIAAATGCALLTPTMTARITRGAGRVPVRRIPYVVEDAQKFLSGFDLLVMVGAKAPVSFFAYPERPSLLYPRDAQIIDLARADQDLGGALEALVDALGAAGQEAAVAPAATPATPTGELTIAKLGALIGAALPENAIVVDESITSGRTLVAETEGAAPHDWLVGTGGSIGYAMPCAVGAAVACPDRKVVVLESDGSAMYQPQALWTAAREQLDMVVLIFANRRYNILHGEMRNVGVPEFGAKARALLDIDNPAIDFVSLAASLGVPATAVSTADELAAALGRAMAERGPALIEVRL, from the coding sequence ATGAACGGCGCACACGCGCTCATGAGCACACTCACCGCGAACGGTGTGGACGTGTGCTTCGCGAACCCCGGCACCTCCGAGATGCATTTCGTCGCGGCGCTCGACGACACCGAGGGCATGCGGTGCGTGCTCGGGCTGTTCGAAGGGACCGTGACCGGCGCCGCCGACGGGTACGCCCGGATGACCGGTCGCCCGGCGGTCACCCTGCTGCACCTCGGCCCCGGGATGGCGAACGGGCTGTCCAACCTGCACAACGCGTTGCGCGCCCAGTCGCCGATCGTCAACGTCATCGGTGACCACGCGACGTACCACCGGCACCTCGACGCGCCGCTGACGTCCGACATCGAGGGCGCCGCCCGCCCGTTCAGCCATTGGGTACGCACCACCCCGGACGCCGACTCGGTCGCGGCGGACACCGCGGCGGCCGTGCGGGAGTCCCTGCGGCGTCCGGGCCGGATCGCCTCGCTGATCCTGCCGGCCGACGCCGCCTGGAACGAGCTGGCCGGGCCCGTCTCCATCCCGGACGCCGGAATGCCCGATGCCGCCCCGGCCGACGAGCTGGCCGTCGACGCCGCCGCCCGGCTGCTTGCGCAGGCCACGTCGCCGGCGCTGGTCCTGGGACCCGGAGCCACGCTGGACGAGCCGCTGCGCGCGGCGGGCAAGATCGCGGCCGCCACCGGGTGCGCGCTGCTCACGCCGACGATGACCGCGCGCATCACCCGCGGCGCCGGCCGGGTCCCGGTGCGCCGGATCCCCTACGTCGTCGAGGACGCGCAGAAGTTCCTCTCCGGGTTCGACCTGCTGGTCATGGTCGGCGCGAAGGCACCGGTCAGCTTCTTCGCCTATCCCGAGCGGCCGAGCCTGCTCTACCCGCGTGACGCGCAGATCATCGATCTCGCTCGGGCCGACCAAGACCTCGGAGGCGCGCTGGAGGCGCTCGTGGACGCGCTGGGCGCGGCCGGCCAGGAGGCCGCTGTGGCGCCCGCCGCCACCCCGGCGACCCCGACCGGCGAGCTCACCATCGCCAAGCTCGGTGCGCTGATCGGCGCCGCGCTGCCGGAGAACGCGATCGTCGTCGACGAGTCCATCACGTCCGGGCGCACGCTCGTGGCCGAGACCGAGGGCGCGGCGCCGCACGACTGGCTCGTCGGCACCGGCGGCTCGATCGGCTATGCGATGCCGTGCGCGGTGGGTGCGGCCGTGGCCTGCCCGGACCGCAAGGTGGTCGTGCTGGAGAGCGACGGCAGCGCGATGTACCAGCCGCAGGCCCTCTGGACGGCGGCTCGCGAGCAGCTGGACATGGTGGTGTTGATCTTCGCGAACCGCCGTTACAACATCCTGCACGGGGAGATGCGCAACGTCGGCGTCCCCGAGTTCGGGGCGAAGGCGCGCGCGCTGCTCGACATCGACAACCCGGCGATCGACTTCGTGTCCCTCGCGGCGTCCCTCGGCGTCCCGGCGACGGCGGTGTCGACCGCCGACGAGCTCGCCGCAGCGCTGGGCCGGGCGATGGCCGAGCGTGGGCCGGCGCTCATCGAGGTCCGGCTCTGA
- a CDS encoding fumarylacetoacetate hydrolase family protein, translating into MRIARFVNPQGQMTFGVIDGKGARSGWTVEAIDGHPFGQLARTGNRWALDDVRLLSPILPSKVVCVGRNYAAHAAELGNEVPKQPMLFLKPSTSVVGPGDPIRLPAASKQVEHEAELAIVIGATGARKVSREDADHTIFGITAANDVSARDLQKTDGQWGRAKTFDSFCPLGPWIDTDLGYDDLRVACTVNGQTRQDGTTKNMIFDVPTLISYISHVMTLLPGDVIITGTPEGVGPLVDGDSVTVTVGELELTNPVVTDE; encoded by the coding sequence ATGCGCATCGCCCGGTTCGTCAATCCGCAGGGCCAGATGACCTTCGGCGTCATCGACGGCAAGGGCGCCCGCTCCGGGTGGACGGTCGAGGCGATCGACGGGCACCCGTTCGGCCAGCTCGCGCGGACCGGGAACCGCTGGGCGCTGGACGACGTGCGCCTGCTGTCGCCGATCCTGCCCTCGAAGGTGGTCTGCGTGGGCCGCAACTACGCAGCGCACGCCGCCGAGCTCGGCAACGAGGTGCCCAAGCAGCCGATGCTGTTCCTGAAGCCCTCGACCTCCGTGGTCGGCCCGGGCGACCCGATCCGGCTGCCGGCCGCCTCGAAGCAGGTCGAGCACGAGGCGGAGCTGGCCATCGTGATCGGCGCGACCGGGGCGCGCAAGGTCAGCCGCGAGGACGCCGACCACACGATCTTCGGTATCACCGCCGCGAACGACGTGTCGGCCCGCGACCTGCAGAAGACCGACGGGCAGTGGGGCCGCGCGAAGACCTTCGACTCGTTCTGCCCGCTCGGCCCGTGGATCGACACGGACCTCGGCTACGACGACCTGCGGGTCGCGTGCACGGTGAACGGGCAGACCCGTCAGGACGGCACCACCAAGAACATGATCTTCGACGTCCCCACGCTGATCTCCTACATCTCGCACGTGATGACGCTGCTGCCCGGCGACGTGATCATCACCGGCACCCCCGAGGGCGTGGGGCCGCTGGTCGATGGCGACTCGGTGACGGTGACCGTCGGCGAGCTCGAGCTGACCAACCCGGTCGTCACCGACGAGTGA
- the ilvC gene encoding ketol-acid reductoisomerase, whose amino-acid sequence MAATMFYDDDADLGLIQGRKVAVIGYGSQGQAHALSLRDSGVDVRVGLQPSSKSVQKAQDEGLRVVTPAEAAQEADLIMVLAPDHVQRTLYADEIAPNLEDGNALFFGHGFNIRFGYIKPPAGVAVAMVAPKGPGHLVRREFVDGKGVPCLVAVEQDPTGDTEALALSYAKAIGGTRAGVIKTTFTEETETDLFGEQAVLCGGMSRLVQQGFEVLTEAGYQPEVAYFECLHELKLIVDLMYEGGIAKQRWSVSDTAEYGDYTSGPRVVDEHVKENMKAVLADIKSGKWAQAFIDDQDAGAPDFKKRRAEQEQHPIEATGRELRKLMSWVSAEDDYQEGTAAR is encoded by the coding sequence ATGGCAGCAACAATGTTCTACGACGACGACGCCGACCTCGGCCTGATCCAGGGCCGGAAGGTGGCCGTCATCGGCTACGGCAGCCAGGGCCAGGCGCATGCGCTGTCGCTGCGCGACTCCGGCGTCGACGTCCGCGTCGGCCTGCAGCCGTCGTCGAAGAGCGTGCAGAAGGCCCAGGACGAGGGCCTGCGCGTCGTGACCCCGGCCGAGGCCGCCCAGGAGGCCGACCTCATCATGGTGCTGGCTCCCGACCACGTGCAGCGCACGCTGTACGCCGACGAGATCGCCCCGAACCTCGAGGACGGCAACGCGCTGTTCTTCGGCCACGGCTTCAACATCCGCTTCGGCTACATCAAGCCCCCGGCCGGCGTCGCGGTCGCGATGGTCGCGCCGAAGGGCCCCGGGCACCTGGTCCGCCGCGAGTTCGTCGACGGCAAGGGCGTCCCGTGCCTGGTGGCCGTCGAGCAGGACCCGACCGGCGACACCGAGGCGCTCGCCCTCTCGTACGCGAAGGCGATCGGCGGCACCCGCGCCGGCGTCATCAAGACGACCTTCACCGAGGAGACCGAGACCGACCTGTTCGGCGAGCAGGCCGTGCTGTGCGGCGGCATGAGCCGCCTCGTGCAGCAGGGCTTCGAGGTGCTGACCGAGGCCGGCTACCAGCCGGAGGTCGCCTACTTCGAGTGCCTGCACGAGCTGAAGCTCATCGTCGACCTGATGTACGAGGGCGGCATCGCCAAGCAGCGCTGGTCCGTCTCGGACACCGCCGAGTACGGCGACTACACCTCCGGACCGCGCGTCGTCGACGAGCACGTGAAGGAGAACATGAAGGCGGTGCTCGCCGACATCAAGAGCGGCAAGTGGGCGCAGGCGTTCATCGACGACCAGGACGCCGGTGCTCCGGACTTCAAGAAGCGCCGTGCCGAGCAGGAGCAGCACCCGATCGAGGCCACCGGCCGCGAGCTGCGCAAGCTCATGAGCTGGGTCTCCGCAGAGGACGACTACCAGGAAGGCACCGCGGCCCGCTAG
- a CDS encoding 3-isopropylmalate dehydrogenase, which translates to MKLAVVPGDGIGIEVTAEALKVLEAAGVNAEQTQYPLGAKFWHETGELLPDSMMEELRGHDAILLGAVGDPSVPPGILERGLLLKLRFAFEHFVNLRPAKLYPNTDSVLAGDQHIDFVVFREGTEGPYAGNGGTLRQGTPNEIATEVSLNTAFGARRVIEAAFQTAQQRERKHLTLVHKTNVLVHAGGLWQRTFDDVAKSYPDVTTAYSHVDAAMIYLVNDPQRFDVIVTDNLFGDIVTDLAAAVTGGIGLAASGNIDATRTNPSMFEPVHGSAPDIAGQNLADPTAAILSASMLLDHLGEKELAAKVERAVAADLASRDRRRAGSTTEIGDRIAALVASS; encoded by the coding sequence ATGAAGCTCGCAGTAGTCCCCGGGGACGGGATCGGCATCGAGGTCACCGCAGAGGCGCTGAAGGTCCTGGAGGCGGCCGGCGTGAACGCCGAGCAGACCCAGTACCCGCTCGGCGCGAAGTTCTGGCACGAGACGGGCGAGCTGCTGCCCGACTCGATGATGGAGGAGCTGCGCGGCCACGACGCGATTCTGCTCGGCGCGGTCGGCGATCCGTCGGTGCCCCCGGGGATCCTGGAGCGGGGACTGCTGCTGAAGCTGCGCTTCGCCTTCGAGCACTTCGTGAACCTGCGTCCGGCGAAGCTCTACCCGAACACCGACTCGGTCCTCGCGGGAGACCAGCACATCGACTTCGTGGTCTTCCGCGAGGGCACCGAGGGCCCGTACGCCGGCAACGGCGGCACGCTGCGCCAGGGCACGCCGAACGAGATCGCCACGGAGGTCTCGCTCAACACCGCGTTCGGCGCGCGGCGGGTCATCGAGGCGGCGTTCCAGACCGCGCAGCAGCGCGAGCGCAAGCACCTCACGCTGGTGCACAAGACGAACGTGCTGGTGCACGCCGGCGGCCTGTGGCAGCGCACCTTCGACGACGTCGCGAAGAGCTACCCCGACGTGACGACGGCGTACTCGCACGTCGACGCGGCGATGATCTACCTGGTCAACGATCCGCAGCGGTTCGACGTCATCGTGACCGACAACCTGTTCGGCGACATCGTGACCGACCTCGCGGCCGCGGTGACCGGCGGCATCGGTCTCGCGGCGTCGGGCAACATCGACGCGACGCGCACCAACCCGTCGATGTTCGAGCCGGTGCACGGCTCCGCGCCGGACATCGCCGGGCAGAACCTCGCCGATCCGACCGCCGCGATCCTGTCGGCGAGCATGCTGCTGGACCATCTCGGCGAGAAGGAGCTTGCCGCGAAGGTCGAGCGCGCCGTGGCTGCGGACCTCGCCTCCCGTGACCGGCGCCGCGCCGGGTCGACCACCGAGATCGGTGACCGCATCGCCGCCCTCGTAGCCAGCTCGTAG